The Nicotiana sylvestris chromosome 6, ASM39365v2, whole genome shotgun sequence genomic sequence tgttaggcatccctcaagatccactagtgtggttcccggccatgatACAATTGTGACTTTAGAAGATAGTAGAAACAAGTAAAGTTTGCACATAGGGATTACAAATAAGTTTAAAGCTTTGGAATAGAAAGGAAGAATACCCAGTTTTGAAAAAAAGaattgattaaaagaaaaagaaatcattataaaaaggaaagaaaagggggtcctaggtttaaacACAATATGGAtaaccccacacaacatccggtaatcactcctcagtgagagGCTACATGAGACgttatcgcatggtcatcatatccatattctatccttcccaccccgttaaggtattaaagcgcgtttagtctcgattacttattgcatgctagtacttgtcccaacctatcagtcccggggcattaggacttctaatcctaagaggGAAGAAAGGTATGGGGCCTCTATGgggtttcaaaggataaaattTTAATtcgacaatcaaaacaaatatcaaataaagggatgagtaaacaggcaaataaggctcaaataaaccccttaaatcagacaacacttagtttgccatgtcttagcatatactgatttggtcttaaatTTAGAATTAAGCGGCGagcggactggttcaacacatatATTTAGACAGAAAGTCTGCATTAGGCAACTCGGATACAATTGTAAAAGATTAAGGCATTTTaagcgagtgatttaaaaggtactggtttcaggaaaaagtagtctaatgcagaggagttttgaaaagaaagtatagactgcagtaaaaataaaacacagaaatggttgtgaaatagtttcagagatagaaatatctaaggaaagggtaagttgcaactgttttaaaagataatttcagggtctgagtaaaacgtttaggcagaatgtttagaaagaaactgtttcagaaaaagatgccgatttgagggacttaaaagcatactgagtcaaaagagtttttgtcaaagaattaagacttctgaaatcATTGATGTATTAAGACGTCAAGGACCAGTTAATAAATCCttattactttaagcgaatcagacgagtttgatGCAAATCCTATAGGAATGATATCTATTTTGATTGTCCAGAACTTATTTAATTAATCCTAGAGTTTTTGCCTAACGAATAtgcatatcctataggcatgatttctatacgTGTGTGAacgttaaaccctataggcatgctctctatgtgatttgaatcagaaatattAGACAGATCTATAGGCAGGATTTATAGTAAAATTAAAGAATAAagtcctaaagcatgatttctacccttttttATGCAAGAAagtaaaacccctcccacacccttttactatgCTCCCTGAGTTTTTAtacaagttattacaaaccaGTGAATCAGACtgaaattaaaagtacatcagaaaCTAACAGCTGCATCCGAGgaacctaattcaatcttaatgtctaataacatgtgattaaccaattcgaatccagatttccaaagccttctctttatccaaagtgtttcaaagttccgaggaatctcaaggattcccggcATTGCTTACACTCGGGATGCCATTAAAAGAATAGTGCAGTATGGAAGAtccagccctcaggcatccaagttcagtgggagctcaagggtcccaaagcatggcttacaGGGGGGGCAGAACTTACAGCTAGGAGTAAGTGCAAAGTAAAAAGGAAATTGGGGAGCCATAACAGatggtggtcatgcctagccacAAGTGcaggctggcacacccctgaccatttgTATGGGTTAAACAAGTTAGGAGCAGATCCTTGAAGGTCAGACCATGGTCTGGATAGTGATTAGGACACTATCAGACCTATGTCCAAGGCTCAAGCACATAAAAGGGAGAAGGTAAGTGGGAATTGATTCGAGTAAAGGGTTCAAAAGAACCTAGTTCAAAGTCATGGGCAGCAATAACAGAGTGTTGTCATGGTTAAAACTTTACTCACATACAAAAGGGAAAGGGAGTTCACATAAGAAAAACACAACAGGGTTGCAGAAACATAGTAAAGAAGAACATAACAGACTAGGAAGTAAACACACAATGAAGAAGCATAATTCAACTAAGAATAACGTACCAGTTGCAAAGTAAGAACAAGCAGAACAATAGAGTAATTACGGCAAGTAAACACGACAGGAGCAGCCTTAAGTTCAGCAGAACACTTGagagttttagagagagagagcTCGAAATTGTTTCAGAAAGCACAAAGTAGAAGAAGAGAGTGGAGTTTTTGTGAAAGAACTCAGTATCGAATATTAAAAGCTTGTGTTTTTGTGCAGAAAAGTCTCTCTCTCAGCATGTGAAAAGGCctttcccttttatagtgcataaggtgagtaaaaaaaagaaaacaaaaggtaaGAGAATAGTTTTGCAATCAATCAGAAGTTgtttccctttggttaagggatttaATTCAAACGGGCAACataaataaggaaaggatttgattttaaaatcttttctaaggcagtacaataagggtaaatacacagaaacTTATTTAAAGAAAGAGTCTAGTAGCACACGGTTtgggcaaataaggaaaggcaatcaatcaacagCCAGTAAATATCAAGGTTTGAGCCTTGGCATGAATGGATCCAACCAAGAAAAGGTGAAAAGAGActtaatttaaagaaaatcaatAACACTCAATCAATCCTCATAAAAAGGAATtcggaatcaatcacaagttggcaaaagaccttttgaaagaagagtttgtcatatataaagcatacagacatgtgaAACAAAGAGAGAGACTAGTATAGGAAAATTCAGAGTCATAACAAAGAGGGTTTGGTTCATAGACTCAGAATGAGTCTGAAAGAGCCAAGGGTTGGAAGACATGTAAAGCATGTTGTAGAAACtagtagaagaaagaaaagagcacaAAATAGAAGAACATACATAACACGACAAATATAGaacacaagaaaaaaaaagaacatgCGAGTTGGAAGAGAGAACATAAGAACATGGCATAGccagattcacacaaagaaaagaagaagaagaaaagtcagAAAACATCTTAAaacttttcagaaaccctaaatcgaagagaaacgaattttgaaagaaaagattggggaaaacgttttaaaGCTCCATTAGAGCACATATAtagcatagatctaagaaaacaacTAGAGAAAGACCTCGAATAGCTTTAGGGTTTcaaagaaaccctagaaatgagaaggcttggaagaaagtccgatcttgagtcgaaGATGGCTAAAGATAGGCTCCTAAAGCTTGGAttcgccggagcaaggccggagaggccatagaaccacGGATCTATAGAGGATCTGAACGGACGCCATCGAGGTCAGACCTCTAACTCTTAAACACCCATGGTTTAGGGGTGAAAGaaggtgagtacaggccatccatggcctgggaagccatggattccggtgaagtTATGGTCGGAGACGgctgagagaggctagggtttcaggacccttcgagagagagtttgagagaggagagtatCCAAAGGCGGCGGACTGGAAAAATGAGAGAGGGATAGGGGTCGTTggaattaattaaggtaagggggaatctgggccgttgatcaaaatgatcaacggctcagattgaaaGGAACACGGGCCGGTTCGGTTAATTGGGAGCTGGGTTGGGTTAATTGAGTAATTGGATTGGGATGATTGGGCTTGATTTTGGGGTAAAATTGAAAGGTaaatggggctacaattgaaacgaatTGGGGCTATATCTTAAACAGccagtttttccttttatttaataaaaatagtaaaaaaatgatttgaaattAAATTAAAGTACTGAATTAGTAAAATAGTATATAAACATTAATTTAAAATACTGGGAtcactttttataattataaaatgttaTAAAATCTCAAAGAGGCTagtattacaattatatgcaatttagttttaaaaataccaaacgaattttttaaaaatatgcgAAAAatcatgttagctatattttgatgtaaatatgagaatgaaataaattattctccaaaatggcaagctttgggaataattatgggatttaatggtgtaaaaataggccataaattggtttaaaaatcattaaaaatgccaaaaccctttggggtgcttatatatgcacatatatgtcattttggaaatatatagggaaaaattgtgtatcaacactgtgcctatttagtatgcataactcgggagagagtgcataattaggtaattgttgaacaacaccactcccaaagtataagatggatctataactgcgggtttaaaggcgggattaggaaTAACGAAGCTTTGGGTGCAAtgtaaagtgagctgtaataaacaaagtcatctagcgtatctcgggagagtgcgtctagtaaattatcgtgcttactcgggagagatttacggtaagaggagtgctcatgattgatagagatgatTTAGTGATTCTATGTGAAgcataaccggaagggattccatcaataggggaaatcatagcCTTAGAACCttttcttaattgtttacaacttaatcgtAGTTAGTTTTAAGTTGTTTATTTACATTCATTCTTAGTTAGTAGAGATACCATCAATTGTTATTGAcaacgtttgggaagttgattctGTAGAGTTTAGTACGTTTAACGAAAGTAactgataggttaattccttgtgggtttgactctgggctaaatactcagattatatttgcaacgtccgcgtgtcctttttataaggcatagttgggcgtgatcaaattttggcgccgttgtcggtgAATTAACGGTATTATCAATTACAATTAaaaaaagtacaaaaattcttagtgtagtcagttttctctatacccaataTTTAcgttgaaattttaacgtttgttgacttggttgtacaggtgcatgcctagaaactcatcaagaaccggtgaagtatttgaagcattatcagatcccgaaaagttttcaaggccttgaatcgggccaaccggaaaaacaaacaacaacaaacaactgaaCAATTCGAACCAGACATGGGGGATCACGAAGTAGACCCAGCTGTACCAATAGTGCCAGAGGCTGCtctctatgactgggcacaacccacaactGAAAATCTGGCCACAGCAATTCTAGTCCCGCAGATACATGCTGAATCATTccaaatcacaaacaacatgttgcacttgttgcaaaacaagggactattttcagggtcacaagtcgaagatcctcaacAGCACTTGAAGAATTCCTTGCCAATCTGCAAAACCCAAAGGCAGCCCAGCATAACTCAGGAAGCAATCAagctgttattgtttccattctcagtgacaggagctgcccagacctggctaaactcgcttcccattaattccataactacttgggaggagttagtcaagaaATTTCATATCAAGTTCcacccacccaacaagactgctcaacaaattgatgaaattttaagttttaaacagagatcaatggagacactgcatgaaacatgggaACACTTCAAAGGGATGCTGGTTATATGCCCGCACCATGGTATTCTAGATTTGATGTTGGGGCagcggttttacatgggattgtcagatagcatgaagaacattgttgatgcttcagctggtggagcatttttgagcaaaacatggagagaaggccagagtctgcttgacaagatggcacagaatTTGGGATGGTCAATCAAGAATGCACCTATTAGTCCAGTGGTTCACTCAGTGTCCTCAGATCCATCTaactctatggctgaaaatatggccaccttattgacacaaatgagtatactcaccaaaaaggtggaagagtcaggccagaagcagcaggtacacatcgtagatactaccaatgggggatTGTGCACATCTTGtgttagtcagccaattggtaaccaatgaaatgcagaacatgatcatcatcactaccctgaagacatgaactatgtgtctaattatggaggccagagacagggtggtcagaattggggccagcAAAATCAGCCTTACAGGCCAGTCCAGCCACAGTTCAATAATgggaacatgggaggtatgagacctcctAACAATATGGCACATTACCCAAGGCCATAGGGATATAACAATCAGAATCAGCAGCAGGGGTATCACCCCCCtcagcagcagcatggtggaaggcaggaagatggatttgctagacttgaggctatgatgcagcaggttattgggtccaatgcaaaaattagtgaaagagtagatgcacatgattcagctatcaagaatattgaagtgcataTGGGCCAAATTTCGATGTCTCTAaacaatcgtcctcatgggacattacctgcagacactcaaataaacccaaaagatcaAGGTCCAAAgcagctgatggcagtgagtctacgTAATGGAAGAGATTTGGATGTAGATCAAGAGAGGGTTCAAGAAACCAGACAGGCTGAGACACTCATACCAAtgcccattgagctggatgagtcAATGAAACTAACAGAGGTGACAGTCCAGCCTGTCCAGGAAGAAAATAACATTCAGACTGAGgctgagaaagaagctgagatAGCCCGGGAACCAGTAGTTGAGGTGGCAGCTGATAAAGAGCAGtcccaaatcattgggaagaagagacctcctgcaCCATTCCCTCAAAGGCTGGCTAAGTACCAAAAAGATGAGCAATACAAAAAGttcttggagatgctgaaacaaatccaggtaaatattctaTTAATTGATGCATTGAAGGAGATGCCTGAGTatgaaaaaatgatgaaggaattgATGTCCCGAAAATTTGATTTTCAAGACTTGGCCACATTTACTCTTACTCAGACTtgtagtgcagtggtgactagTCCAATTGCGGAAAAGCTGTCTGACCCAGggagctttacaattccatgcactattggtaattttgcttttgctaaggcactgtgtgatctaggggccagcataaatcttatgcccctaGCTATTTATAAGAGGCTGggtattggaagagctagacccacctctatgttgttgcagctggctgacaaGACTGTAAAGCGACCCTCTGGTATCctggatgatgtgttgattcaggtagggaaatttgtgttccctgcagattttgtgatcttagactgaaaagtggatgaagagattcccataattttgggaaggccattcttggccactgggagagctctcattgattgtgagactggggagcttaagatgagattgaacgacgaagagataacattcaatgtgcagaaatctatgaggcggccaagtgaattcgccaattgctctcttattgatgctatggatgtaatcgtagagactgatgatgagatGCTGACTATTGAGGACCCTCTTGTTGCATgtctgatgaatttagatgaggtaAATGGAGAAGAACTGgcagaatgggtgttggcatAAAGGAcagagggttctgggatagaactcttgaatttgagcccttgcacttggaaaatagagaaactcctccagccaagccatccattgaacaaccaccaaagctggagttgaagccactgcctgcccacctcaggtatgagttccttggacctgactccacattacctgttattatctcatctagtttgttagatgtgtagGCACAACAACTCTTGCAGGTACTTAAGGAGTGTAAGACTgtcattgggtggaccatggcagacataaaggggaTCATCCCCGCCTactgtatgcataaaattctgttggaagagggacacaaaccttccagggaacaccaaagaaggctgaaccccaacatgaaggaagtggtgaagaaagaagtgataaagtggttagatgcgggaatcattttcccaatctctgacaacAGCTAGGTTAGCCCGGTTCAATATGTACCTAAAAGGGGTAGCATGACGGTAGTTAAGAATGATAAAAATGAACTGATCTCTACGAGAACCGTCacgggctggagaatttgcatggattacaGAGAGTTAAATCTAGCCACCCGAAAAGACCACTTcacacttcccttcattgatcagatgttagacaagTTGGtagggaggtcacacttctattttctagatgggtactcagggtacaatcagatctccaTTGCACTAGAGGAgagagagaagacctccttcacttgcccatatggcatttatgcctttaaaaggatgccctttggcctatgtaatgcacccgccacattccaaaggtgcatgatggccatattcactgacatggtggaggacataatggaggtattcatggatgatttcttaGTGGTGGGAAACTCATTTGATGAGTGTCTTATAAATCTGACTCGTGTGTTGAGACGGTGTATTGAGACTAGcctggttcttaattgggagaagtgccatttcatggtacaagaaggcatagtcttggggcaccgggtgtcaagcaaaggaattgaggtggaTCATGCCAAAGTGGATGTGATAGCAAAGCTGCCACCTCCAacttcagtcaaggcaatcaggagcttcctTGGGCATGtcggtttctaccggagattcataagagacttctccaaaattgccaaccctctctATAAGTttttagaaaaagatcaccctttcttattttctgatgattgcagggtagcattcaaGGAGCTaaaaaagaggctagtcacatcacccatcattgttgcccccggCTGGGAGCAACCTTTCGAACCAATGTATGATGCTagtgactacgcagtgggggTCGTGTTGGGACAACGGAAAGACAAGCTAATacatccaatctactatgctagtagaacgctgagtggagcccagctgaATTACACTGTGactgagaaggagatgttggctgtggTGTTTGCCTTCGATAAATTCAGATCGTAtctgattggctctaaggtaattatatacactgatcatgcagctctcaggtacttgattgagaagaaggagtctaagtcgcacctgattcgttgggtgctgCTATTGCAAGAATTCGTCCTCGAAATTCATGACCGTAAGGGCACGAAAAATCAAGTCgttgatcatctatcacgacttgaagGAGCTGAAAACTTAGTC encodes the following:
- the LOC138871868 gene encoding uncharacterized protein, with amino-acid sequence MEARDRVVRIGASKISLTGQSSHSSIMGTWENQQQGYHPPQQQHGGRQEDGFARLEAMMQQVIGSNAKISERVDAHDSAIKNIEVHMGQISMSLNNRPHGTLPADTQINPKDQGPKQLMAVSLRNGRDLDVDQERVQETRQAETLIPMPIELDESMKLTEVTVQPVQEENNIQTEAEKEAEIAREPVVEVAADKEQSQIIGKKRPPAPFPQRLAKYQKDEQYKKFLEMLKQIQVNILLIDALKEMPEYEKMMKELMSRKFDFQDLATFTLTQTCSAVVTSPIAEKLSDPGSFTIPCTIGNFAFAKALCDLGASINLMPLAIYKRLGIGRARPTSMLLQLADKTVKRPSGILDDVLIQVGKFVFPADFVILD